From the Alphaproteobacteria bacterium genome, one window contains:
- the lpdA gene encoding dihydrolipoyl dehydrogenase has protein sequence MDKIIFDLVVIGGGPGGYVAAIRAAQLGMKVGLIEKEHLGGICLNWGCIPTKALLRSAEIQHLFNHAEDYGFVIKQQSFDMNKIVARSRKVAERLSMGVKHLLKKNKVQIIDGHAKFQSSSKIAVFNKKDQIAEVTASHIIIATGARPRILPGIEPDGKQVWTYKEALLPLTLPKSMLIVGSGAIGIEFASFYRTFGVDVTVVEIAPQILPVEDEEIAQLARKTFEKQSIKIMTNASLKNLKKSGHNITAVIDNQGKTVELIVEKVIMAVGIVGNVEDLGLEHTKVKIANNHIEVDKFCQTAEKGIYAIGDVAGAPWLAHKASHEAVLCVEYIAGIKNLHPLDMNLIPGCTYSIPQIASVGMTEKSALKAGYKIKVGKFPYVGNGKAIALGETEGLVKTIFDEKTGELLGAHMIGAEVTELIQGYTVAKTLETTEAELMQTIFPHPTLSEMMHEAVLDAYDQAIHI, from the coding sequence ATGGATAAGATAATTTTTGATTTAGTGGTTATTGGTGGTGGTCCCGGTGGTTACGTTGCAGCTATTCGTGCCGCACAATTGGGGATGAAGGTTGGATTAATAGAAAAAGAACATCTTGGGGGTATTTGTTTGAATTGGGGATGTATTCCAACCAAAGCGTTATTACGTTCTGCTGAAATTCAACATCTTTTTAATCATGCGGAAGATTATGGGTTTGTAATCAAGCAGCAAAGCTTTGATATGAATAAAATTGTTGCCCGAAGCCGTAAAGTAGCCGAGCGTTTGTCAATGGGTGTTAAGCATCTTCTTAAAAAAAACAAAGTACAAATTATTGATGGTCATGCAAAATTTCAATCATCAAGTAAAATCGCTGTTTTTAATAAAAAAGACCAAATTGCTGAAGTTACAGCATCCCATATTATTATTGCAACAGGGGCAAGACCCAGGATTTTACCCGGCATAGAACCAGATGGAAAACAAGTTTGGACGTATAAAGAAGCATTACTTCCTTTGACATTACCAAAATCAATGTTGATTGTAGGTAGTGGTGCTATTGGCATAGAATTTGCCAGTTTTTATCGTACCTTTGGTGTGGATGTTACTGTCGTTGAAATTGCCCCCCAAATTTTACCTGTTGAAGATGAAGAAATAGCCCAGTTGGCGCGTAAAACTTTTGAAAAGCAGAGTATTAAAATAATGACGAACGCATCATTAAAAAATTTAAAAAAATCAGGACATAATATAACAGCTGTTATAGATAATCAGGGTAAAACTGTAGAATTAATTGTTGAAAAGGTCATTATGGCTGTTGGTATTGTTGGTAATGTTGAAGATTTGGGATTAGAACATACTAAAGTAAAAATTGCTAATAATCATATTGAAGTTGATAAATTTTGCCAAACCGCAGAAAAGGGTATTTATGCCATTGGGGATGTGGCTGGTGCACCGTGGTTAGCCCATAAAGCTAGTCATGAAGCAGTGTTGTGTGTTGAATATATAGCTGGAATAAAAAATTTACATCCCCTTGATATGAATTTAATACCAGGTTGCACTTATTCTATCCCTCAAATTGCCAGCGTTGGAATGACAGAAAAATCTGCATTAAAAGCAGGGTATAAAATTAAAGTTGGAAAATTTCCCTATGTAGGAAATGGAAAAGCTATCGCTTTGGGTGAGACTGAAGGTTTAGTAAAAACAATTTTTGATGAAAAAACAGGTGAATTATTGGGTGCCCACATGATTGGTGCCGAGGTCACAGAATTAATTCAAGGTTATACAGTTGCCAAAACTTTAGAGACAACCGAAGCTGAACTTATGCAGACAATTTTTCCACATCCCACTTTATCAGAAATGATGCATGAAGCTGTTTTAGATGCTTATGATCAAGCTATTCATATATAA